One window from the genome of Eublepharis macularius isolate TG4126 chromosome 15, MPM_Emac_v1.0, whole genome shotgun sequence encodes:
- the LOC129343741 gene encoding veficolin-1-like, producing the protein MVPQEGLSLTLFFIVAVVESGLTQQAETDGCAELKGFSQCGPGKFFFQGQPGIPGIPGMPGNIGLPGEKGDIGPRGPPGSAGVTGKAGPKGDQGIKGEACTVDSLVECPHQGAHDCKELLDRGETLSGWYTIFPITGKRLSVFCDMETDGGGWLVFQRRQDGSVDFYRDWESYKRGFGNRASEFWLGNDNIHLLTSSGAYHLQIDAEDFSNGKTFALYTGFQILSEKENYTLVLDSYSQGDMGDSLSLHNRMAFSTKDKDNDIHASSCAVMYKGGWWYEKCHNSNLNGLYLKGEHTSYANGINWAAGKGYYYSYKYVDMKIRPQ; encoded by the exons ATGGTGCCCCAGGAGGGTCTTTCCTTGACTCTGTTCTTCATTGTTGCGGTCGTAGAGAGTGGCTTGACACAGCAGGCAGAAACTGATGGTTGTGCAG AGCTAAAAGGCTTCTCCCAATGTGGTCCGGGTAAGTTTTTTTTCCAGGGCCAACCAGGGATTCCAGGAATACCCGGCATGCCAGGAAATATTGGACTGCCTGGGGAGAAGGGAGACATTGGCCCTCGGGGGCCTCCTG GCTCTGCTGGGGTGACTGGGAAAGCTGGACCCAAAGGGGATCAAGGGATCAAAG GAGAAGCCTGTACTGTGGACAGCTTGGTTGAGTGCCCACATCAAG GAGCCCATGACTGCAAAGAACTTTTAGACCGGGGAGAGACGCTTAGTGGGTGGTACACCATCTTCCCCATAACGGGGAAAAGACTCAGCGTGTTTTGCGACATGGAGACGGACGGAGGAGGTTGGCTG GTGTTCCAGCGGCGACAAGATGGATCCGTGGATTTCTATCGTGACTGGGAGTCCTACAAGAGAGGCTTTGGGAACCGGGCGTCAGAATTCTGGCTGGGCAATGACAACATCCATCTGCTCACCAGCTCTG GGGCATACCATCTGCAAATTGATGCTGAGGACTTCAGTAATGGCAAAACTTTTGCCCTGTACACTGGCTTCCAAATCTTGAGTGAGAAAGAAAACTACACACTTGTCTTGGACTCTTACTCCCAAGGAGACATGG GTGATTCTCTCTCACTACACAATAGAATGGCGTTTTCGACAAAGGACAAAGATAATGATATCCATGCATCTAGTTGTGCTGTGATGTACAAGGGGGGCTGGTGGTACGAGAAATGTCATAACTCTAATCTCAATGGGCTTTACTTGAAAGGTGAACACACCTCTTATGCCAATGGTATCAACTGGGCAGCTGGGAAAGGGTATTATTACTCTTACAAGTATGTTGACATGAAAATCAGACCACAGTAG